In Erigeron canadensis isolate Cc75 chromosome 7, C_canadensis_v1, whole genome shotgun sequence, one DNA window encodes the following:
- the LOC122608594 gene encoding protein ALTERED SEED GERMINATION 2 isoform X1 gives MESSSSPPQECCFHDGNITDFIHSRTLHLGSDVDRDRRLQLHSSLIRRLSLERELEAHEGCVNSIAWNSNGSLLVSGSDDTRVNIWSYERRKLLYSIDSGHTANIFCTKFVPETCNELVVSGAADAEVRLFNLSRLEGKGVEANSINPSALFQCHSRRIKKLAVEPGNPNMVWSASEDGTLRQHDFREATSCPTSESSDRECRSVLLDLRCGAKKSLAEPPRQSLALKSCDISSTRPHLLLVGGSDAFARLYDRRMLPPLSSCRQKLTPPPCVSYFCPIHLSDRGQQSLHLTHVTFSPNGEEILLNYSGEHVYLMDVNPVHSSATRYTSDDAMKFFNPTAILKEVQAKPQVSDILNHFPAKRNLAPRLDKCRKLLQIAEKSLKEGANYYYGIEACNDVLHGHGQIGHTLMHETLCLRAALLLKRNWKNDAHMAVRDCCKAVEIDPSSFRALSCMAEALSQLDKHQEAMDFAIAAQFVAPTNPVASEIVANIKKRITEEAEVSKREKEEAPSSETQTSRVLSLSDILYRSDASSDTSHPMSGREDSDYEELEVDFETSISGDESHEVESNNFQPRLNVRIHRKRESAMNNCHTNSSSGSPKSSPRSDRISRQHARGIDMKQRYVGHCNIGTDIKQASFLGQKGEYIASGSDDGRWFIWEKSTGRLIKMLMGDSAVVNCVQSHPFDCVVATSGIDNSIKIWTPHASAPSAVAGGTAGPETADILDAMEGNQRRLSHNRESLLPLEILEGFRMHEFPEGSLRPFECVQS, from the exons atggaatcatcatcatcaccaccacaaGAATGCTGCTTTCACGATGGCAATATCACCGACTTCATTCATTCACGCACTCTACACCTCGGTTCC GATGTGGATCGTGATCGTCGTCTGCAATTGCATTCATCATTAATTAGAAGGCTTTCCCTAGAAAGAGAACTGGAG GCGCACGAGGGATGTGTAAATAGTATCGCTTGGAATTCAAATGGCTCACTATTGGTGTCTGGGTCTGATGACACTCGT GTCAATATTTGGAGTTATGAAAGACGCAAGCTATTATATTCCATCGACAGCGGTCACACTGCAAATATATTTTGCACCAAATTCGTCCCCGAAACATGCAATGAGTTGGTTGTATCTGGAGCTGCTGATGCAGAA GTTCGGCTATTTAATTTGTCTCGCTTAGAAGGGAAGGGTGTTGAAGCTAACTCTATTAATCCATCAGCACTGTTTCAATGCCACAGCAGGCGAATTAAAAAGTTAGCT GTAGAGCCTGGGAATCCCAATATGGTCTGGAGTGCCAGCGAGGATGGGACTTTGAGGCAACATGATTTCCGGGAGGCCACTTCTTGTCCTACTTCTGAATCTTCTGACCGAGAATGTCGCAGTGTATTA CTTGACTTGCGATGTGGAGCAAAGAAGTCATTAGCCGAACCTCCTAGACAATCACTTGCACTAAAATCTTGTGATATTAGCAGCACAAGGCCTCATTTGCTTCTTGTTGGTGGGAG TGATGCATTTGCGCGTTTATATGATAGACGGATGCTTCCACCATTATCCTCTTGTCGGCAGAAGTTAACACCGCCTCCATGTGTCAGCTACTTCTGCCCAATCCACCTTTCTGATCGT GGACAGCAAAGTTTGCATCTAACTCATGTTACCTTTAGTCCCAATGGCGAGGAGATTCTTCTCAACTATAGTGGAGAGCATGTGTATTTGATGGATGTAAATCCTG TTCACTCAAGTGCTACGCGATATACCTCAGACGATGCAATGAAGTTTTTCAATCCAACTGCTATACTGAAGGAAGTGCAAGCTAAACCACAAGTCTCTGATATCTTAAATCATTTTCCTGCAAAGAGGAACCTTGCTCCCAGG cttgataaaTGCCGAAAACTGCTTCAGATTGCAGAGAAGTCTTTAAAAGAGGGTGCCAACTATTATTATGGTATTGAGGCTTGCAATGATGTTTTGCATGGTCATGGTCAGATTGGTCACACTTTGATGCATGAAACTTTGTGTTTACGCGCAGCGTTGCTTCTCAAG CGAAATTGGAAAAATGATGCTCATATGGCTGTAAGAGATTGCTGTAAAGCCGTGGAAATAGATCCGTCTTCATTTAGAGCCCTCAGCTGTATGGCCGAAGCTCTATCACAG TTGGATAAACACCAAGAAGCTATGGACTTTGCCATTGCTGCCCAGTTTGTCGCTCCAACAAATCCTGTAGCTTCTGAGATCGTCGCGAACATAAAGAAACGAATTACAG AAGAAGCTGAAGTTTCAAAAAGGGAAAAGGAAGAAGCTCCTAGTTCTGAAACGCAGACTAGTAGAGTATTATCTCTTAGTGACATACTCTATCGGTCAGATGCAAGTAGTGATACTTCACATCCTATGTCTGGAAGAGAAGACTCTGATTATGAGGAGTTGGAAGTTGATTTTGAAACTTCAATATCAGGTGACGAAAGCCATGAAGTTGAATCTAACAATTTTCAGCCACGTTTAAATGTCAGAATCCACAGAAAACGAGAATCAGCAATGAATAATTGTCATACAAACAGCTCATCCGGTTCGCCTAAGTCATCTCCTAGAAGTGACAGAATTAGCCGTCAG CATGCGAGGGGAATAGATATGAAGCAAAGATATGTTGGTCATTGTAATATAGGGACAGACATCAAACAAGCCAGTTTCCTTGGACAAAAAG GTGAGTACATTGCTAGTGGAAGTGATGATGGGAGATGGTTTATTTGGGAAAAGAGCACCGGTAGACTAATAAAGATGCTTATGGGGGATAGTGCTG TTGTAAACTGTGTGCAAAGTCATCCTTTCGACTGTGTTGTAGCTACTAGCGGGATAGATAATAGCATCAAG ATTTGGACCCCGCATGCTTCAGCTCCATCCGCTGTTGCCGGAGGTACAGCTGGACCCGAAACTGCTGATATTTTAGACGCAATGGAAGGCAATCAACGCAGACTATCCCATAACCGTGAATCGTTATT GCCATTAGAGATATTAGAAGGGTTTCGGATGCATGAGTTTCCTGAAGGATCGTTGCGCCCATTTGAGTGTGTACAAAGCTAG
- the LOC122608594 gene encoding protein ALTERED SEED GERMINATION 2 isoform X2, with amino-acid sequence MESSSSPPQECCFHDGNITDFIHSRTLHLGSDVDRDRRLQLHSSLIRRLSLERELEAHEGCVNSIAWNSNGSLLVSGSDDTRVNIWSYERRKLLYSIDSGHTANIFCTKFVPETCNELVVSGAADAEVRLFNLSRLEGKGVEANSINPSALFQCHSRRIKKLAVEPGNPNMVWSASEDGTLRQHDFREATSCPTSESSDRECRSVLLDLRCGAKKSLAEPPRQSLALKSCDISSTRPHLLLVGGSDAFARLYDRRMLPPLSSCRQKLTPPPCVSYFCPIHLSDRGQQSLHLTHVTFSPNGEEILLNYSGEHVYLMDVNPVHSSATRYTSDDAMKFFNPTAILKEVQAKPQVSDILNHFPAKRNLAPRLDKCRKLLQIAEKSLKEGANYYYGIEACNDVLHGHGQIGHTLMHETLCLRAALLLKRNWKNDAHMAVRDCCKAVEIDPSSFRALSCMAEALSQLDKHQEAMDFAIAAQFVAPTNPVASEIVANIKKRITEAEVSKREKEEAPSSETQTSRVLSLSDILYRSDASSDTSHPMSGREDSDYEELEVDFETSISGDESHEVESNNFQPRLNVRIHRKRESAMNNCHTNSSSGSPKSSPRSDRISRQHARGIDMKQRYVGHCNIGTDIKQASFLGQKGEYIASGSDDGRWFIWEKSTGRLIKMLMGDSAVVNCVQSHPFDCVVATSGIDNSIKIWTPHASAPSAVAGGTAGPETADILDAMEGNQRRLSHNRESLLPLEILEGFRMHEFPEGSLRPFECVQS; translated from the exons atggaatcatcatcatcaccaccacaaGAATGCTGCTTTCACGATGGCAATATCACCGACTTCATTCATTCACGCACTCTACACCTCGGTTCC GATGTGGATCGTGATCGTCGTCTGCAATTGCATTCATCATTAATTAGAAGGCTTTCCCTAGAAAGAGAACTGGAG GCGCACGAGGGATGTGTAAATAGTATCGCTTGGAATTCAAATGGCTCACTATTGGTGTCTGGGTCTGATGACACTCGT GTCAATATTTGGAGTTATGAAAGACGCAAGCTATTATATTCCATCGACAGCGGTCACACTGCAAATATATTTTGCACCAAATTCGTCCCCGAAACATGCAATGAGTTGGTTGTATCTGGAGCTGCTGATGCAGAA GTTCGGCTATTTAATTTGTCTCGCTTAGAAGGGAAGGGTGTTGAAGCTAACTCTATTAATCCATCAGCACTGTTTCAATGCCACAGCAGGCGAATTAAAAAGTTAGCT GTAGAGCCTGGGAATCCCAATATGGTCTGGAGTGCCAGCGAGGATGGGACTTTGAGGCAACATGATTTCCGGGAGGCCACTTCTTGTCCTACTTCTGAATCTTCTGACCGAGAATGTCGCAGTGTATTA CTTGACTTGCGATGTGGAGCAAAGAAGTCATTAGCCGAACCTCCTAGACAATCACTTGCACTAAAATCTTGTGATATTAGCAGCACAAGGCCTCATTTGCTTCTTGTTGGTGGGAG TGATGCATTTGCGCGTTTATATGATAGACGGATGCTTCCACCATTATCCTCTTGTCGGCAGAAGTTAACACCGCCTCCATGTGTCAGCTACTTCTGCCCAATCCACCTTTCTGATCGT GGACAGCAAAGTTTGCATCTAACTCATGTTACCTTTAGTCCCAATGGCGAGGAGATTCTTCTCAACTATAGTGGAGAGCATGTGTATTTGATGGATGTAAATCCTG TTCACTCAAGTGCTACGCGATATACCTCAGACGATGCAATGAAGTTTTTCAATCCAACTGCTATACTGAAGGAAGTGCAAGCTAAACCACAAGTCTCTGATATCTTAAATCATTTTCCTGCAAAGAGGAACCTTGCTCCCAGG cttgataaaTGCCGAAAACTGCTTCAGATTGCAGAGAAGTCTTTAAAAGAGGGTGCCAACTATTATTATGGTATTGAGGCTTGCAATGATGTTTTGCATGGTCATGGTCAGATTGGTCACACTTTGATGCATGAAACTTTGTGTTTACGCGCAGCGTTGCTTCTCAAG CGAAATTGGAAAAATGATGCTCATATGGCTGTAAGAGATTGCTGTAAAGCCGTGGAAATAGATCCGTCTTCATTTAGAGCCCTCAGCTGTATGGCCGAAGCTCTATCACAG TTGGATAAACACCAAGAAGCTATGGACTTTGCCATTGCTGCCCAGTTTGTCGCTCCAACAAATCCTGTAGCTTCTGAGATCGTCGCGAACATAAAGAAACGAATTACAG AAGCTGAAGTTTCAAAAAGGGAAAAGGAAGAAGCTCCTAGTTCTGAAACGCAGACTAGTAGAGTATTATCTCTTAGTGACATACTCTATCGGTCAGATGCAAGTAGTGATACTTCACATCCTATGTCTGGAAGAGAAGACTCTGATTATGAGGAGTTGGAAGTTGATTTTGAAACTTCAATATCAGGTGACGAAAGCCATGAAGTTGAATCTAACAATTTTCAGCCACGTTTAAATGTCAGAATCCACAGAAAACGAGAATCAGCAATGAATAATTGTCATACAAACAGCTCATCCGGTTCGCCTAAGTCATCTCCTAGAAGTGACAGAATTAGCCGTCAG CATGCGAGGGGAATAGATATGAAGCAAAGATATGTTGGTCATTGTAATATAGGGACAGACATCAAACAAGCCAGTTTCCTTGGACAAAAAG GTGAGTACATTGCTAGTGGAAGTGATGATGGGAGATGGTTTATTTGGGAAAAGAGCACCGGTAGACTAATAAAGATGCTTATGGGGGATAGTGCTG TTGTAAACTGTGTGCAAAGTCATCCTTTCGACTGTGTTGTAGCTACTAGCGGGATAGATAATAGCATCAAG ATTTGGACCCCGCATGCTTCAGCTCCATCCGCTGTTGCCGGAGGTACAGCTGGACCCGAAACTGCTGATATTTTAGACGCAATGGAAGGCAATCAACGCAGACTATCCCATAACCGTGAATCGTTATT GCCATTAGAGATATTAGAAGGGTTTCGGATGCATGAGTTTCCTGAAGGATCGTTGCGCCCATTTGAGTGTGTACAAAGCTAG
- the LOC122607892 gene encoding transcription factor bHLH143-like, whose translation MEKGFESWFQNQQIDLNLSSAPFGLWHRPSVPFLGSMLSPNMTDGNLPLFTFTASKPQEPCDWFNGLTHVVNSIPKKQLPVPQATNEVQKKFLVFDQSNDQTTLIYNSTPIQYHPLKPQLPIHRKREELVIEKFEDTRRSNRNFDDGYDDASEMHEDSEELNALLYSDDDASNDEIDYYEDEEERSTGHSPSMLTGSNKHEFVDDKVEEVASSTGFRKRHKLDTGGYDVISLEDTASSAKSGVNCSDEAEFSSCENYSRARIAFPKIESETFPTGKRARIEKVRETISILQNLIPGVKSGKDPMVILDESISYLRILKVKAKALGLDSL comes from the coding sequence ATGGAGAAGGGTTTTGAATCCTGGTTTCAGAACCAACAAATCGATTTAAATTTGTCGAGTGCTCCTTTTGGTTTGTGGCACCGACCAAGTGTTCCATTTTTAGGGAGTATGCTCTCACCGAACATGACTGATGGAAACCTCCCACTGTTTACATTTACTGCAAGCAAACCACAAGAACCATGTGACTGGTTCAATGGCTTGACCCATGTGGTCAACTCGATCCCGAAGAAACAACTTCCCGTACCTCAAGCCACAAATGAGGTACAAAAGAAGTTTCTTGTGTTTGATCAATCGAATGATCAAACCACATTGATTTATAACTCAACCCCGATTCAGTACCACCCTCTCAAACCTCAACTTCCCATTCACCGGAAAAGGGAAGAGTTAGTCATTGAAAAATTCGAGGATACACGTAGGTCAAATCGAAATTTTGATGACGGTTATGATGATGCAAGTGAGATGCATGAGGATTCCGAAGAGCTTAACGCATTACTCTATTCTGATGATGATGCCAGCAACGACGAGATTGATTATTACGAGGATGAGGAGGAACGGAGTACAGGGCATTCCCCCAGTATGTTGACAGGATCTAATAAACATGAATTTGTTGACGATAAAGTTGAAGAAGTGGCTAGTTCAACGGGTTTTAGGAAACGGCATAAACTTGATACAGGTGGGTATGATGTCATATCTCTTGAGGACACTGCAAGCTCAGCAAAATCGGGTGTTAATTGCTCCGATGAGGCGGAGTTCAGTAGTTGTGAGAATTATTCTAGAGCTAGAATAGCCTTTCCAAAAATTGAATCTGAAACTTTTCCAACAGGTAAAAGGGCTAGAATTGAGAAAGTAAGGGAGACTATAAGCATTCTTCAAAATTTAATTCCTGGTGTGAAAAGTGGCAAGGATCCTATGGTGATTCTTGATGAATCCATTAGTTACTTGAGAATTTTGAAGGTGAAAGCTAAAGCCTTGGGGCTTGATTCTCTCTAA